The region GCGAAGGCTGCTATTGAAGCGGTTGCGAATCAGGGGAAGAAGTAGGCGCTGGCGTAGCAGCACCTGAAGTTACGTTTTTATAGTCATCGCGCTTGTCGCGAATGATTACTTCTGCGGTTACATAACCAGCGCGAGCAAAGCCAAGTGATAACTTCACATGGCGACCAGCAACAGGTGAAACACCGTAGAAGACCGCTTTAGCGTTTGCGGTATCGCCCTCAAAACGAATCGGTTGATTCTTCTTTAACGCGCTCTCGCCAGTTAAAACCGCTTGGTTTGAACCAACGGCAATTCCGAGCAACTTATCTTCAGTATCGCCTTGGTTAACAATTGTTCCAACAAGAACCGCGTCGCCTGTCTCAGTCGCAACTAGAAGCAAGTTCAATACTTCAATATCAACGCCATTATCTTTTAGCGAGAGTTCAACACCATCTGTTACTTGCTTAATCATGCGAGTTGGCGCATCTTGTCCTGGCCCACATGCAGCAAGTGTTAGCGCAAGAGAAATAGCAATAAGTGATGTAAGTGCTTTTTTAGTGCGAGGCATAGGGCATATTCTCTCATGCGTTTTAAGCGCTTATTCCCTTTGCTTTATTGGGGTTTTCTCACCTTAAAATGGCTGGTAGAATTGGTCGTCTAGCGAAGGGCAACACATGACATTTAAGGTCGGCGAAACCGTTGTTTATCCCCATCACGGAGCAGCTCTTATCGAAGCGATTGAAACTCGCATCATCAAGGGCGAAGAACGTACCTACCTAGTCTTGAAAGTTGCACAAGGAGATCTCACAGTTCGCGTTCCTGCAGACAATGTAGATCTAGTCGGAGTCCGCGATGTTGTAGACAGCGCCGGCCTTGATCGCGTATTTAACGTACTTCGTCAGCCTTACACCGAAGAGCCAACAAACTGGTCACGTCGTTACAAGGCCAATCTCGAAAAACTTGCATCAGGAGATGTCATTAAGGTCGCAGAAGTTGTGCGCGATCTTTACCGTCGCGATCTCGATCGTGGACTCTCTGCTGGTGAAAAGCGCATGCTCGCCAAGGCGAAGCAGATCCTTATCTCTGAGCTAGCTCTTGCTGAGCGCACAGATGAAGAAAAGGCTGCAGTTCTCCTTGACGAGGTTCTCGCTTCTTAAGTAACAAACTCTTCTCATGATCGCCGCAATCATTGCTGCTGCAGGTAGCGGCGAAAGATTTGGCGCAGCAATTCCTAAAGCCTTAATTCAACTTGGTGATCGCACCCTTATTGAGCATGCCGTTTCTGCTATCTCATCGGTTGCTAATCAAATAATTGTTACCGCACCTTCTGGGTATGAGAAAGAGATTCAAACCCTGGTTGGCGATGGCATAACAGTTGTAACTGGTGGAGCTACACGTTCTGAGAGCGTGCGCATTGGTTTATCGAAAGTTTCAGCAGGTGCTGAATACGTTTTGATCCACGATGCGGCTCGCGCACTTGCAACCCCTGACTTAGCAAAACGCGTTGTTGCAGCTCTTAAGAGCGGTGATGTTGCAGTTATTCCGGGCCTTGCTCAAACGGATACGGTAAAAATTGTTGATGCTAACGGAATTGTTACTTCAACTCCCGACCGCGCTGCGATGCGCCGCGTGCAAACTCCACAAGGTTTTACTTACGAATTAATTAGCCAAGCACACGCCCAATCTGGTGAAGCAACAGATGATGCAGCG is a window of Candidatus Planktophila lacus DNA encoding:
- a CDS encoding CarD family transcriptional regulator, with product MTFKVGETVVYPHHGAALIEAIETRIIKGEERTYLVLKVAQGDLTVRVPADNVDLVGVRDVVDSAGLDRVFNVLRQPYTEEPTNWSRRYKANLEKLASGDVIKVAEVVRDLYRRDLDRGLSAGEKRMLAKAKQILISELALAERTDEEKAAVLLDEVLAS